The Erwinia billingiae Eb661 nucleotide sequence CCTTACCTCGCTGAGCAAATTCATAATATGACCACCACAAAAGGCCCTGACGGTAAGGATGTGGTGAACACACAAGCCAACCTGATGGCTCATGCCGTGGTTGGTGCAGTAACTTCCTGGGCTGCGGGCAACAGCGCATTAGCAGGGGCCTCCGGCGCGGTAATGGGTGAATACATAGCCCAGCAGATGTATCCGGGCGTTGACCGTAAAGACCTGACGGAAGAGCAGCGCCAGACGATAAGCGCGCTGGGGACACTGGCGGCAGGACTTGCCGGTGGCGTTGTTGGTGACAGCACGGCGGATGCGGTTGCGGGGGCGCAGGCGGGTAAAACGTCGCTCGAAAACAACAATCTTATTCTGCCTGCACCAGTGCCTGTACCGGGCGTGCCCGTTGGCCCCGGCGATCAGGTCAAACAGGATGCGGATAAGCAGATAGCTTCCGGCCTGGACGGTTCGCTGAAAGATTTTGGTGAAGCCATAGATAAAGCCACACAGTGTTCATTCGGGCGGGCCTGTTCTGAAGATACTGGCGAAAGCAGCGCAAATCAGCCTAATATTGGAAAGGATCTGACCGATGCAGAGAAGGCTGAACTGAGTGGATCCGGATCCGGAACACCGGGCGGCTGGGAGCCTCAGGATGAGGAGAATGCGCGCAATAATGAGAATAAACAGAATAATAATTTTGATCGTTTCAAAAAAGATGATCTTGTCTCTTCGGCCAATGAGCCAATTAATGAGCAAGGATTATCAGCAGCGGCCAGAGCGTGGGAAAAACATGCAGGTAGACCTGGCGGTGTTTTTGAACCATTAAAAGGTAATCCCGCACAAAAAAGCGAAGCAGCTAATCAGTTTGTAAACGAAGTTTTGAACAATAAAAACACTGTAAAAACAGACCTGTCCAGAGGGGGCGTAGAATACAGACTTCCTGACGGTAGAGGGGTGCGATATAACTCTGATGGTTCATTTTCTGGTTTCTTAGATCCTAAAATGCCGAGATAAAAATATGGATAACAATTTTGAAATAACGTTCTTCAGTGATTCTAAATACGAAAAAATCACAGCAGAGATCTCTTATAAGGATCAAATAGTTTGCCAATTAAACAAAGATAAAGGTCCTGATAATATTGAGATCGAATTCTTCTCAGATGCCAGAATGTTAGCTGAACAGAATGCAATGAAATTTAGTCTGAGCAGCTTTTTGCAGATATTAGAGGAAGCAATGGAAGAATTGAAAGTATCCTAACCAAGATGGAATCCCAGCCCTTACAGCTGGGATTTTACTTTATAACCAGCGAGCTACCTTAGGTCTGCCGACACTCAATCGTCCCTTCCGGGATCTTCCGTGGCCGCTTCTGCGGTGTGCGGGTTCAACCACCTACAGCGCCATCTCGCCGGGTACTATCGAGATACGAAACCCGGACGGTCAGCAGCAGGATGTCTTGCAACTCAGTCGGGACACGGCGTCCGCAGAGAATGCGCTAATGGACAGCTTCGATGCGGAAAAAGTGCAGAACAGCCTCACCGCACAGCGCGAGATGGCCGCACTGGCACAGCAGGTCATTACGCAGACGTTCGATTATCTGAAGGAACAGGAGAAGCAAGAGCAGAAGAAAAAGCTTGAGAACGACAGTGAATTCAACAAGCTGACTGACGTTGAAAAAGAAAAAGTGCTGGATAAGGCAGCCGAAGATAAATATGGTATTGGCTCAAAAATGCAGATTGCCGCGCAGGCCATCAGCGGCGTGTTTGCCGGCCTTGCGGGCGGGAACGTAGGCGGGGCGGTCGCAGCCGGTGCGGCTCCGCTGCTGGCACAGATGGTGAAGCAGGTTTCGCAAGACAATGAGCCGTTGCGAATTCTGTTGCACACCCTGGCATCGGGGCTTATTGCCAAAGCTCAGGGCGGTAGCGTGGCTGGAGGCGCTGCGGGCGGGTTAACTGCAGGCTTAATGGGTTATAACGACGCGCTCAGTAAATTGTTGTTTGGCAGGGAGCCTTCTGAGCTGTCTGCTGATGAAAAAATGCTTATCGCCAATATTATTACGCTGGCAGGCGCAGCGACAGGCGGAGCAGTGGATGGCAGTGCAGGAGTTGGAAGCGGGGCATCTGCAGGCAGGACTGAGGTTGAGAATAACTATCTAAGCCAGAAACAGCAGGCTCAGAAAGAGAAAGAAATCGCTGAATGTCAGACCACAGCCTGTAAAGCTGGCGCACAGGCGAAATGGACCGCGATAGACCTGGGGCAGGACGGGAGCTTTGCGGCGGGTATGGTCGCCGGGGTTCCGGCAGGGCTGTATGACACGATTGACAGCATCGTTAAAACTGCCAGCAATCCACAGGAAACCTATGACGCCTTGAAATCGCTGTTTAACAGCGGTGATGTGCTGGGTAATGTTTCAGATGCGGTGAAGCAGTCCTATATCGACCGTATCGACCGTATGGAAACGGAATACCAGAAAGCCGGAGCCAGCGGCTCGTTTAATGCGGGTGTTGAGGGTGGTAAGCTTGTGACCGATATAGCCGGGCTGCTGGCTGGCGGTGCCGGAGTGGTGAAAGGTGGCGCGATACTGACGGAGAAGGTTGTTGCGAAAACCACTGGTATGGTGGAAACAGCATTGAAATCTTCGGTAGTTAATAAACTTCTTGAAGCAGACCGAATTGGCAGTGGGTTAAAACCAGAATCCTACTCATAGAGGTGCAAGTTATCTGAGCCGTGAGCAATTGATGGATGGAAAAGTTTTCACTATCAAAGGCGGTGATGGTATAAAAAGAAAATTACTGCAAGCTGAAGGTTCCTTTAATGATAAGAAAGGTATATTTGAATATATCTATGATAATAAAGGAAACGTAACACACCAAAGATTTATTGAAGGTGGCAGCATTACCGGTACCCCTAACCAACGATTGCCGAAGGTAAAATGACATGAATTTATATCCAATACCTTTTGATTTTATTGATAAAAGTGCTCATCTTTCATGGTGCGATGTAAAATGGGGTTATGAAAATAATCTCATTACCTCAGACGTGCCAATAAAGAAAGCAGAAAAGAATGTATTAACAGGAGGTTATACTAATCCTGAGCTTGAATTATCATTCGTAATACCTGGTGAAGTAAATCAGATGGCTCCCTTTTTAAAGAAACTATGTTCTGAATTTGAGCAGAAAGATGATCTGACGACCAAAAAAAAATGGCTATTTATTGTTCTAAGCTGGCTCTGGAGTAATCGTAATAGCTTTGAAGATCCATTAGCTGAAGTTGAAATAATTTATGCTGATTTTGATTATCCGTCTGAAATGGAGGGTTTTATTAAATATATGCCTCCTTCTGATGGATATGACCCGTCAACGCACTCTCAAATGGAAAATATTAATCATTTAATGGGTAAGTGGAAAAATTATTTAGAAAAAGGCTCTGCTGTCTTTAAGAATTAGATAAATCCCACCCCTGTCGGCGGGATTTTACTATGTAGGCCAGTTACTTATCACTTCTCAATGAGCCGTTGTGAATTCTGTTACACACCCTGGCATCGGGGCTTATTGCCAAAGCTCAGGGCGGTAGCGTGGCTGTGTATGGAAAGGTCCCTGATAAAAACCTCGCCTTTAATCGGCGGGATTTTTTTACCAGTCAGTCAGCCCGTGGCCGGATAATCAGCTGTACGTGCTCGACGGTGACGGAATAATAAGTGATAAAAATTACCCCCCTAACAAAAGATGACTTTTATCATAAAAAAATCCCCTCTATTTTTCATGATATTGAATATGCTCATTATTATTACTATGTCACTTTTGATGAAGTGGTGGTTTTTAAATTTTCTACGCAAAGTGAAATAAAACCTACCGTTATGAGATTAGCCAACGTAATAGGGTTTATTAAAAAATATATCTAAATCAGGGTGTTATGGGGGTGTAACCGATCTTTTTTCGTCCAATGTTCAGGGGCTGCGATATGGCTCTCAAGGAAAATTTATAGACTTTTAGGTACCACCAAAATGACAAACAAACTTCATGCTCAAATAGCGAGCTTGCCGGATAGAGAAAATGTAGTTTATGAAATCTATTTAGGTACAGATCAGGTCGCTGAGGTATCTAATGAACCAGATACAGGAATGCGTATAGAAATATTTAATTGTCAGCATGCCAACAGTTGGGATTTAGATTTTAACGAATTTAATATTTTGGTTGAGCAGTCAAAGAAAAATATATCAGCATGAAGAAATCCCGGCCAATCAAAGTTGTCAGAGAGTGCAGTACAGATGGCAGACCAAAGTGAGCGGAGCCATTTCTTGGGGAAAAGTTCGATATTGCGATTATGATAATATTGATGATTTACTAAAGAAATTTTTCGATTAGGAATAAGACCTATATAAAACATTATTGCGGTTAAATTGTCATCTCCTAAAGACGTCATCGGATACCTCAAAAAATGGCATCCACAGAATCAAAACACATTCAAAAATGATATCGCTACGTGAAATCTGCAAGGCAAGGGGTGCCACGTCATAAAAGAATTCACGTAGCGACGCCATCGAAAAACGATAAAACG carries:
- a CDS encoding DUF2247 family protein, producing the protein MNLYPIPFDFIDKSAHLSWCDVKWGYENNLITSDVPIKKAEKNVLTGGYTNPELELSFVIPGEVNQMAPFLKKLCSEFEQKDDLTTKKKWLFIVLSWLWSNRNSFEDPLAEVEIIYADFDYPSEMEGFIKYMPPSDGYDPSTHSQMENINHLMGKWKNYLEKGSAVFKN
- a CDS encoding VENN motif pre-toxin domain-containing protein, which produces MQLSRDTASAENALMDSFDAEKVQNSLTAQREMAALAQQVITQTFDYLKEQEKQEQKKKLENDSEFNKLTDVEKEKVLDKAAEDKYGIGSKMQIAAQAISGVFAGLAGGNVGGAVAAGAAPLLAQMVKQVSQDNEPLRILLHTLASGLIAKAQGGSVAGGAAGGLTAGLMGYNDALSKLLFGREPSELSADEKMLIANIITLAGAATGGAVDGSAGVGSGASAGRTEVENNYLSQKQQAQKEKEIAECQTTACKAGAQAKWTAIDLGQDGSFAAGMVAGVPAGLYDTIDSIVKTASNPQETYDALKSLFNSGDVLGNVSDAVKQSYIDRIDRMETEYQKAGASGSFNAGVEGGKLVTDIAGLLAGGAGVVKGGAILTEKVVAKTTGMVETALKSSVVNKLLEADRIGSGLKPESYS